A genomic window from Nosocomiicoccus massiliensis includes:
- a CDS encoding HAD family hydrolase — MKVALFDFDGTLYPYETFQTLRYHMRDNPKYKKYYKHFVRRFAPTYFGHKLKLVPELQFQNKALESYIYAFKGASKDEVETFFSEVGEAMREQLNQTVVERLQWLRDNDYYTILISGAFQPMLKAMFKDEFSHIIGSEVNYNKKGILSTKIPFVRVFGARKIDLIRNHLKHNNVDWDKSHAYSDSATDLSMLKLVGHPVVVKPDANLKIIANKNGWEILN, encoded by the coding sequence ATGAAAGTCGCACTATTTGATTTTGACGGAACACTTTATCCATATGAAACGTTCCAAACACTTCGATACCATATGCGTGACAATCCAAAATATAAAAAGTACTATAAACACTTTGTTCGTCGCTTTGCACCGACGTATTTTGGGCACAAATTAAAACTCGTTCCAGAACTCCAATTTCAAAATAAAGCATTAGAATCCTATATTTATGCATTTAAAGGTGCTTCTAAAGATGAAGTGGAGACATTTTTCAGTGAAGTCGGAGAAGCGATGAGAGAACAGTTAAACCAAACGGTGGTCGAAAGGCTACAATGGTTACGTGATAACGACTACTATACGATTTTAATTTCAGGTGCATTTCAACCGATGTTAAAGGCGATGTTTAAAGATGAATTTAGCCACATTATCGGTTCAGAAGTGAATTACAATAAGAAGGGCATCCTATCGACTAAAATACCATTTGTACGAGTATTTGGTGCGAGGAAAATCGATTTAATTCGTAATCATTTAAAACATAATAATGTCGACTGGGATAAAAGCCATGCATATAGTGATAGTGCGACGGATTTAAGTATGTTAAAGCTCGTAGGGCATCCAGTCGTAGTGAAACCAGATGCGAACCTTAAAATTATCGCGAACAAAAATGGTTGGGAAATTTTAAATTAA
- a CDS encoding N-acetylglucosaminidase, which translates to MNKSIQSHAMVIMMLIVIVTFIIAFIVSMSYLVESEDEPLYTFEEALQLQLNNGTEDLKFDSGYLVPATEDDIKNAMDPKNQGVFQFVQLDNKSKISVEDANELLKDSGVLKDTGEFFVQAEKEYNVNALYLIAHAKIETGNGKSELAKGIKVDGTTYYNYFGIGAFDIGAIKTGSSYAKKANWDSKENAILGGAKFIKEHYFDNNQVTLYDMRWNPNSPGTHLYATDIRWSDSIARVLESHYEAVQLKPDFIEKDIYKEE; encoded by the coding sequence ATGAATAAATCAATTCAAAGCCACGCGATGGTCATCATGATGTTAATCGTTATCGTGACATTTATAATCGCATTTATCGTTTCGATGAGTTACTTAGTGGAATCGGAGGACGAGCCTTTGTATACATTTGAAGAAGCGTTACAACTACAATTAAATAATGGAACAGAAGATTTAAAATTTGATTCGGGCTACCTTGTACCTGCGACAGAAGATGATATTAAAAATGCGATGGACCCAAAAAATCAAGGCGTATTTCAGTTTGTACAACTAGATAATAAGTCAAAAATCTCTGTTGAAGATGCTAATGAATTGTTAAAAGACTCAGGTGTTTTAAAAGATACTGGTGAATTTTTTGTTCAGGCAGAAAAAGAATATAATGTGAATGCATTATATTTAATAGCACATGCAAAAATAGAAACTGGTAACGGAAAGTCAGAGCTCGCAAAAGGAATTAAAGTTGATGGAACGACGTACTATAATTACTTTGGAATCGGAGCATTTGATATCGGGGCGATAAAAACAGGAAGCAGTTATGCCAAAAAAGCGAATTGGGATTCAAAAGAGAACGCAATTCTCGGTGGTGCGAAATTTATTAAAGAGCATTATTTTGATAATAATCAAGTAACGCTCTACGATATGAGATGGAATCCAAACTCGCCAGGAACGCATTTATATGCGACTGATATTAGATGGTCTGATTCTATTGCTAGAGTGTTAGAATCACATTACGAAGCAGTACAATTAAAGCCGGATTTTATAGAGAAAGACATATATAAAGAGGAGTAA
- the mqo gene encoding malate dehydrogenase (quinone): protein MANEEKKNVVLIGGGIMSATLGALIKELEPSWNIKMFETLEAPALESSSPWNNAGTGHSALCELNYTPEDANGNVDITKAVNVNEKWQTSLQYWAHLVNSGQLKAPEKFIKKVPHLSYVEGKENVAFLKKRQELLKDHPLFEGMEFSSDKETLEQWMPLMMGGRESFDDIAATYIDKGTDVNFGELTKQLFDNLEEQGASLQYKHEVVDLKRIDDSKWEVQVKDLTTGRSEFHIADFVFIGAGGGSLPLLQKTKLPESKNIGGFPVSGLFLVCQDEEIVNQHEGKVYGKAKVGAPPMSVPHLDTRYIDGKKSLLFGPFAGFSPKFLKTGSYFDLIASVKPNNVFTMLASGAKEIPLTKYLISQLLLSDNDRIEELREFVPTAKKEDWDTIIAGQRVQVIKDTDKGKGTLMFGTETIVSEDGTVAALLGASPGASTSTDAMINVLKHSFKDSFEKWEAELKKMIPSYGKKLSDERDLYNVIDKEVREVLKIN from the coding sequence ATGGCAAATGAGGAGAAGAAAAATGTAGTCCTTATTGGGGGCGGCATTATGAGTGCAACGCTAGGTGCGCTCATTAAAGAGTTAGAACCAAGCTGGAATATTAAGATGTTTGAAACGCTAGAAGCTCCTGCTCTAGAAAGTTCAAGTCCATGGAACAACGCAGGTACAGGGCACTCAGCACTATGTGAGTTAAACTACACACCAGAAGACGCTAACGGCAACGTTGACATTACTAAAGCGGTAAACGTCAATGAAAAATGGCAAACGTCATTACAATATTGGGCACATTTAGTAAATTCAGGTCAGTTAAAAGCCCCAGAAAAATTTATTAAAAAAGTACCGCACTTAAGCTACGTCGAAGGTAAAGAAAACGTGGCATTTTTAAAGAAACGTCAAGAACTATTAAAAGACCATCCATTATTTGAAGGTATGGAATTTAGCAGTGATAAAGAAACGTTAGAACAGTGGATGCCGCTTATGATGGGAGGACGCGAGTCATTCGATGACATCGCTGCAACGTATATCGATAAAGGTACAGACGTTAACTTTGGAGAGTTAACGAAGCAATTATTCGATAATCTAGAAGAACAAGGCGCCTCATTACAATATAAACATGAAGTCGTAGATTTAAAGAGAATTGACGACAGTAAATGGGAAGTTCAAGTGAAAGATTTAACGACTGGGAGATCAGAATTCCATATTGCGGACTTCGTATTTATTGGTGCAGGTGGCGGAAGTTTACCACTGTTACAAAAGACAAAATTACCAGAGTCTAAAAACATCGGTGGTTTCCCAGTGAGTGGACTTTTCCTCGTCTGTCAAGATGAAGAGATCGTTAACCAACATGAAGGAAAAGTATACGGTAAAGCAAAAGTTGGTGCCCCACCAATGTCAGTACCACACTTAGACACACGTTATATCGATGGTAAGAAATCATTACTGTTCGGACCGTTCGCAGGATTTTCTCCGAAGTTCTTAAAAACAGGGTCATACTTCGATTTAATTGCTTCTGTAAAACCAAACAACGTGTTTACAATGCTTGCTTCAGGAGCGAAAGAAATTCCATTAACAAAATATTTAATTAGCCAATTATTACTATCAGACAACGATAGAATTGAAGAGTTAAGAGAGTTCGTTCCAACAGCGAAAAAAGAAGATTGGGATACAATCATAGCAGGACAACGTGTTCAAGTCATTAAAGATACAGACAAAGGAAAAGGAACATTAATGTTCGGAACAGAAACAATCGTTTCTGAAGACGGAACTGTCGCAGCGTTACTCGGAGCATCACCAGGTGCTTCAACATCAACTGATGCGATGATCAACGTATTAAAACACTCATTTAAAGATTCGTTTGAAAAGTGGGAAGCGGAACTTAAAAAGATGATTCCGTCTTATGGTAAAAAACTTTCAGACGAAAGAGACTTATATAACGTCATAGACAAAGAAGTACGTGAAGTACTAAAAATTAACTAA
- the aroF gene encoding 3-deoxy-7-phosphoheptulonate synthase has product MIIHISQNACENQIDEITQFVESMGLNAHRSNGSNRIILGLTGDVSKVDVNTLKKYHIVEGVYRITAPYKKANRQFHEKDSIIDIGGVKIGGPHFLMCAGPCSVENETDTIELAKKLKASGANALRGGAFKPRTSPYSFQGLGVEGLKILNEAKKETGLPIVSELMGTEHLDTFVDMVDVIQIGARNMQNFDLLKAIGQTDKPILLKRGMSAKIEEWLMSAEYILAGGNKNVIFCERGIRTFEDATRNTLDIQAVPVVQKESHLPIVVDPSHAAGVRYVIPSMAKAAVMAGANGLQIEVHQNPEKAWSDGQQSLTPEEFSDLMSTIQLLLQMEGKTL; this is encoded by the coding sequence GTGATTATTCACATTTCACAAAACGCATGTGAAAACCAAATCGATGAAATTACACAGTTCGTTGAGTCGATGGGCTTAAATGCACATCGTTCCAACGGTTCAAATAGAATTATTTTAGGCTTAACAGGAGACGTATCTAAGGTAGATGTGAACACGCTGAAAAAATATCATATCGTAGAAGGTGTATATCGTATTACCGCGCCTTATAAAAAAGCAAACCGTCAATTCCATGAAAAAGACAGTATTATCGATATCGGCGGTGTTAAAATTGGAGGGCCACACTTTTTAATGTGTGCTGGGCCTTGTTCTGTCGAGAATGAGACAGATACAATCGAGCTCGCGAAAAAGCTAAAAGCATCTGGTGCAAACGCGTTAAGAGGCGGAGCATTTAAACCAAGAACGTCACCTTATAGTTTCCAAGGCCTTGGCGTGGAAGGGTTAAAAATTTTAAATGAAGCAAAAAAGGAAACCGGACTTCCAATCGTTTCAGAGCTTATGGGAACAGAACATTTAGATACATTTGTTGACATGGTTGACGTCATTCAAATCGGTGCACGTAATATGCAGAACTTTGATCTATTAAAAGCAATCGGCCAAACAGATAAACCAATTCTTTTAAAGCGCGGTATGTCAGCAAAAATTGAAGAATGGTTAATGAGTGCAGAATATATATTAGCAGGTGGCAATAAAAACGTTATTTTCTGTGAGCGCGGTATCCGTACGTTTGAAGATGCAACTCGTAATACGCTAGATATTCAAGCAGTACCTGTTGTACAAAAAGAGTCACATTTACCAATCGTCGTCGATCCATCTCATGCAGCAGGTGTTCGTTACGTCATTCCGTCAATGGCAAAAGCAGCGGTAATGGCAGGAGCAAACGGACTTCAAATCGAAGTGCACCAAAATCCTGAAAAAGCATGGAGTGATGGTCAACAATCGTTAACACCTGAAGAGTTTAGTGATTTAATGTCGACGATACAATTATTGCTCCAAATGGAAGGCAAGACATTATAA